A part of Chroicocephalus ridibundus chromosome 5, bChrRid1.1, whole genome shotgun sequence genomic DNA contains:
- the FBXW7 gene encoding F-box/WD repeat-containing protein 7 isoform X2 has product MSAREAVTYLPEKGLYCQRLPGRRGRGAPQPRKGKRADTMGFYGTLKMIFYKMKRKLDHGSEVRSFSLGKKPCKVSEYTSTTGLVPCSATPTTFGDLRAANGQGQQRRRITSVQPPTGLQEWLKMFQSWSGPEKLLALDELIDSCEPTQVKHMMQVIEPQFQRDFISLLPKELALYVLSFLEPRDLLQAAQTCRYWRILAEDNLLWREKCKEEGIDEPLHIKRRKVIKPGFIHSPWKSAYIRQHRIDTNWRRGELKSPKVLKGHDDHVITCLQFCGNRIVSGSDDNTLKVWSAVTGKCLRTLVGHTGGVWSSQMRDNIIISGSTDRTLKVWNAETGECIHTLYGHTSTVRCMHLHEKRVVSGSRDATLRVWDIETGQCLHVLMGHVAAVRCVQYDGRRVVSGAYDFMVKVWDPETETCLHTLQGHTNRVYSLQFDGIHVVSGSLDTSIRVWDVETGNCIHTLTGHQSLTSGMELKDNILVSGNADSTVKIWDIKTGQCLQTLQGPNKHQSAVTCLQFNKNFVITSSDDGTVKLWDLKTGEFIRNLVTLESGGSGGVVWRIRASNTKLVCAVGSRNGTEETKLLVLDFDVDMK; this is encoded by the exons ATGAAGAGGAAGTTGGACCATGGCTCCGAGGTCCGTTCTTTCTCTCTGGGAAAGAAGCCCTGCAAAGTCTCAGAATACACAAG TACTACGGGGCTGGTGCCATGCTCTGCCACACCTACTACTTTTGGGGACCTGAGGGCAGCCAATGGCCAGGGACAGCAACGGCGCCGCATTACATCTGTGCAGCCACCAACAGGCCTTCAGGAATGGCTGAAGATGTTTCAG agctGGAGCGGACCAGAGAAATTACTTGCTTTAGATGAACTGATTGATAGTTGTGAACCAACACAAGTAAAACATATGATGCAAGTGATAGAGCCCCAGTTTCAAAGAGACTTCATTTCCTTGCTCCCAAAAGAG ctgGCACTGTATGTGCTGTCATTCCTGGAACCCAGGGACCTTCTGCAGGCAGCCCAGACATGTCGTTACTGGAGAATTTTGGCTGAAGATAATCTTCTCTGGAGAGAGAAATGCAAAGAGGAGG gGATTGATGAACCATTACATATCAAGAGGAGGAAAGTAATAAAACCAGGCTTTATACACAGTCCGTGGAAAAGCGCCTACATTAGACAACACAGGATTGATACCAACTGGCGGCGAGGAGAACTGAAATCGCCTAAG GTGCTCAAGGGCCATGATGACCACGTGATCACATGCCTTCAGTTCTGTGGGAACCGAATAGTGAGCGGCTCTGATGACAACACCCTGAAAGTGTGGTCGGCGGTTACAGGCAAG tgtttgcGAACACTGGTTGGGCACACAGGCGGAGTCTGGTCGTCACAGATGAGGGACAACATCATCATCAGTGGATCTACAGACCGGACGTTGAAAGTCTGGAACGCTGAGACTGGAGAATGCATACACACCTTGTACGGACACACCTCCACCGTGCGCTGCATGCATCTCCATGAGAAAAG AGTGGTCAGTGGTTCTCGAGATGCTACACTGAGAGTTTGGGACATAGAGACGGGCCAGTGTTTACACGTTCTGATGGGCCACGTAGCTGCAGTTCGGTGCGTTCAATATGATGGCAGAAGGGTTGTAAGTGGTGCATATGATTTTATGGTCAAAGTGTGGGATCCAGAGACAGAGACCTGTCTGCACACGCTGCAAGGGCATACTAACAGAGTCTACTCGTTACAG TTTGATGGTATCCATGTGGTGAGTGGATCTCTTGACACTTCCATCCGAGTTTGGGATGTGGAGACGGGCAACTGCATTCACACGCTCACAGGCCACCAGTCTCTCACAAGTGGAATGGAACTCAAGGACAACATACTCGTGTCTGGGAATGCCGATTCTACAGTCAAAATCTGGGACATTAAAACAGGACAATGTTTACAGACATTGCAAG GTCCCAACAAGCATCAGAGTGCTGTGACCTGTTTACAGTTCAACAAGAACTTTGTAATTACCAGCTCAGATGATGGGACTGTAAAACTTTGGGACTTGAAAACGGGTGAATTTATCCGAAATCTAGTCACATTGGAGAGCGGGGGAAGTGGAGGCGTCGTGTGGCGGATCAGAGCTTCTaacacaaagctagtgtgtgcggTTGGGAGCCGCAACGGGACTGAGGAAACAAAGCTGCTGGTGTTGGACTTTGACGTGGATATGAAGTGA
- the FBXW7 gene encoding F-box/WD repeat-containing protein 7 isoform X3 translates to MSKPGKTAINHGLVPVDLKSAKEPLPHQTVMKIFSISIIAQGLPFCRRRMKRKLDHGSEVRSFSLGKKPCKVSEYTSTTGLVPCSATPTTFGDLRAANGQGQQRRRITSVQPPTGLQEWLKMFQSWSGPEKLLALDELIDSCEPTQVKHMMQVIEPQFQRDFISLLPKELALYVLSFLEPRDLLQAAQTCRYWRILAEDNLLWREKCKEEGIDEPLHIKRRKVIKPGFIHSPWKSAYIRQHRIDTNWRRGELKSPKVLKGHDDHVITCLQFCGNRIVSGSDDNTLKVWSAVTGKCLRTLVGHTGGVWSSQMRDNIIISGSTDRTLKVWNAETGECIHTLYGHTSTVRCMHLHEKRVVSGSRDATLRVWDIETGQCLHVLMGHVAAVRCVQYDGRRVVSGAYDFMVKVWDPETETCLHTLQGHTNRVYSLQFDGIHVVSGSLDTSIRVWDVETGNCIHTLTGHQSLTSGMELKDNILVSGNADSTVKIWDIKTGQCLQTLQGPNKHQSAVTCLQFNKNFVITSSDDGTVKLWDLKTGEFIRNLVTLESGGSGGVVWRIRASNTKLVCAVGSRNGTEETKLLVLDFDVDMK, encoded by the exons ATGAAGAGGAAGTTGGACCATGGCTCCGAGGTCCGTTCTTTCTCTCTGGGAAAGAAGCCCTGCAAAGTCTCAGAATACACAAG TACTACGGGGCTGGTGCCATGCTCTGCCACACCTACTACTTTTGGGGACCTGAGGGCAGCCAATGGCCAGGGACAGCAACGGCGCCGCATTACATCTGTGCAGCCACCAACAGGCCTTCAGGAATGGCTGAAGATGTTTCAG agctGGAGCGGACCAGAGAAATTACTTGCTTTAGATGAACTGATTGATAGTTGTGAACCAACACAAGTAAAACATATGATGCAAGTGATAGAGCCCCAGTTTCAAAGAGACTTCATTTCCTTGCTCCCAAAAGAG ctgGCACTGTATGTGCTGTCATTCCTGGAACCCAGGGACCTTCTGCAGGCAGCCCAGACATGTCGTTACTGGAGAATTTTGGCTGAAGATAATCTTCTCTGGAGAGAGAAATGCAAAGAGGAGG gGATTGATGAACCATTACATATCAAGAGGAGGAAAGTAATAAAACCAGGCTTTATACACAGTCCGTGGAAAAGCGCCTACATTAGACAACACAGGATTGATACCAACTGGCGGCGAGGAGAACTGAAATCGCCTAAG GTGCTCAAGGGCCATGATGACCACGTGATCACATGCCTTCAGTTCTGTGGGAACCGAATAGTGAGCGGCTCTGATGACAACACCCTGAAAGTGTGGTCGGCGGTTACAGGCAAG tgtttgcGAACACTGGTTGGGCACACAGGCGGAGTCTGGTCGTCACAGATGAGGGACAACATCATCATCAGTGGATCTACAGACCGGACGTTGAAAGTCTGGAACGCTGAGACTGGAGAATGCATACACACCTTGTACGGACACACCTCCACCGTGCGCTGCATGCATCTCCATGAGAAAAG AGTGGTCAGTGGTTCTCGAGATGCTACACTGAGAGTTTGGGACATAGAGACGGGCCAGTGTTTACACGTTCTGATGGGCCACGTAGCTGCAGTTCGGTGCGTTCAATATGATGGCAGAAGGGTTGTAAGTGGTGCATATGATTTTATGGTCAAAGTGTGGGATCCAGAGACAGAGACCTGTCTGCACACGCTGCAAGGGCATACTAACAGAGTCTACTCGTTACAG TTTGATGGTATCCATGTGGTGAGTGGATCTCTTGACACTTCCATCCGAGTTTGGGATGTGGAGACGGGCAACTGCATTCACACGCTCACAGGCCACCAGTCTCTCACAAGTGGAATGGAACTCAAGGACAACATACTCGTGTCTGGGAATGCCGATTCTACAGTCAAAATCTGGGACATTAAAACAGGACAATGTTTACAGACATTGCAAG GTCCCAACAAGCATCAGAGTGCTGTGACCTGTTTACAGTTCAACAAGAACTTTGTAATTACCAGCTCAGATGATGGGACTGTAAAACTTTGGGACTTGAAAACGGGTGAATTTATCCGAAATCTAGTCACATTGGAGAGCGGGGGAAGTGGAGGCGTCGTGTGGCGGATCAGAGCTTCTaacacaaagctagtgtgtgcggTTGGGAGCCGCAACGGGACTGAGGAAACAAAGCTGCTGGTGTTGGACTTTGACGTGGATATGAAGTGA